In Deltaproteobacteria bacterium, the sequence TCTATGGCTTTGGCAAGTTCAATAATTTGAGGATTACGGTTATGAATACTTCCAAAAGAAATTTTACAATAAAGGTTAAAGGCAAGTATCAGTTCCTCTCTGGTCCATTTGCTGTTACGCATTTGAGATTGTCCAGAGAGTTCTGTCCTTCTCATGGCTGACAAGATTTTTGACATTTTCCAGCAGGAAGGCATCCGGCCGTTTGTCTTTCAGGATCCTTTTGATTTCGAAAAAGAGGGTGCCCTGTGTCGGGTCGTCAAACCCGTGAGGTCTGCCAAGAGAATTTTTCTTTGATACTCCCGAAATGGAAAAGGGCTGACATGGAAAACCAGCCACCAGAATGTTGTGATCCGGTATTTTGGCACTTGCCATTTCCCTGATGTCACCTGCCGGCATTTCACCAAAGTTGGTTTGATAGGTAAGTTGGGCAAACTTGTTCCACTCAGATGAGAAAACGCAGGTCCCACCAGCCGCTTCAAACGCGATTCTCATGCCACCGATGCCGGCAAACAGGTCAATAAACTTGAAAGTGTGTAATTGAGGGGCCATAGAGACAGGAAGGAGCCTTACTTGGAATATAACTAGCAGATTATTTGTTTGTTTTGAATCATTATTTTAATTCCTTTTTGATTCCAGTTTGTAAATGGGGCGGGTCGTGACAGTGGACCAGATTGAGCATGCAAGGACACAACTAGTCCGCTGTTAGAACCTGACCCCAAGGTTTTCACCGTTGATGTAACTGTGTATCTCGTGATTCATATTTATTCGCGCCTACTCGTTTTGTCGTGACTTTATTATTTTCTCTTCAACTTCCTTAGACCCCAGCGGAGAAATATGAACCCGAAACTTTACTCGGTCGTGCTCAATAAGACGCGCCTTATGAAGAGGCTCCAAGACCCGAGTCCGGAACATACTCACGCTACTGTACTCGACCCAACTCGCCAGCTCTTTAACTGGTACCCATGCTGGCTCCTTATGCAGGAACAAGAGTACCTGATCGCTATTTGACATTGCAGGATCGAGCACCCGTTTCATGTCACCAACTTCCCAGATTAGTGGGAGTTTACGCTCGATGAGTGCATCAACAGCTTCCTGTGCTTCCTTCGTTGATACACGATGAAATATACGTACCAGTTCGGCGAGGACCCAACTTGCCATTCCGTACACTGCGGTAGCATCGAGAAAGTTTGGGTCTACGTCCCCTCCGACATGTCCGACACCTCGGTTATTTCTTATCTCATAAAGAGCCGGGAGAACCCGTGGAATAAGCACGCGAAGACTTCTGTCGCCAACGCGGCTGGGGTTTGCTGGCAAACCCTCGAGAGCACGGCAGGCTTTCACCATGTCTTTTAGCTTTGATGGCTTTGCAGCAAATTTTTCAGCGATGCTCCCCTCGATAACCGTATAAACTACCTCGCAGAATTTGCCGCCATTGAGTTCGGATGGCTCCCATCTATGTTCAGCGAAATTCGCCCCGATTTCCTGGTAACTTTTCAAGAGCGGATCCCGTAATCCCGATGGTAAACCAGCTAGTATCTTTGTCGCATCAATCATTGGCTTTGCTGTTCAGTTCCTTGATAAGAGTAGCCACACATCGCCTCAATTGAATTTGTATCTATCTCGTCAGGGTCATGCCTCGCACCCATATTGCTCGCGATGTCATAGATTACCCGACAAGCGCGGGGAATCAATAAGTGCAAAGAATCGTCGTATGAACCATCCGCGCGTTGCAACGGCCTTTAGAATCGCCTCTACGAACTTCCCCGTTTTTGCGATGCCTTCCCAGTCTTGCTCCTGATATTTCAACAATGCATCTTGGTAGTGTTTTAAAAGAGAAGCTACATGTTTATTCGAAAAAACATGCTCCAAAATATCTTTAGTATTTGCGGTCTACGGCTTTACCAATTTACCCATTGAAGCATTTCCCCTTTTTGTTTAGGTAGTCTTCTCAGTTTTTTTTCATGGCAAAAAAACTTGAGAGATAAGGTTAAATCTGCCGGTTTTAAATGATGGCTCCGGCTTTTTAATTCTTCCAACATGTTCTTCATAAATTTTGGTTGTTTGAAAAAACCCTCCTCGACAAGCTCGCGTAACCAGCCTCGTGGGCCTGTTGCTTTTGCTTTGTTTGATCGAGATTTTTCTTTTAGATTTGTTGGGACTCCTTTTTTAAGTCCATGCAAAGAAAGGATATTTTTTATCTCCTCAATACTACCCTCTATATAAGCTTTTGTTCCATCTGGAAGATTAAGGGTTACCTTTGCCATTTATTTTTCCTCCTTATTTAGATTTTTTAAATAGGTTTCACCATCAGGAGTAATGCACCAGTTTTCGGTGTCCGGTTCCCTGATTACCAAGCCATCTTTTACTTTTCTGCGAATACCAAAAACGGTACTATACTTTGTTGTCCTGAATAATTTTTTGCTTAGAATATAAGCAATTTCATGGAGATTCAATCCGTCGATCTTATGGGTTTTCCCGTAAGCTAAAATCCAGAGGTAACCGTCTATTTTTGATTTACATTCCTTAAAGTTGGGAAGCCCTTTAAGGGTGCCTCCCACATTCATTTTTTTAATATCGTCACGAATCATGGATTCCGAATAATAAAGATTAGTCGACGATTTTTTCCCTTTAACACGTCTTGTCTTCACTTTTACCTTTGTCGGTGACATTTTACTGCTCAGTGTGGCAAATGTATGATCCAGTAATTTTTCAAAAGCCACTTTTCGAAGGGTGGCATCTTTAATAGATGAAACTTGAGATTCTAATTCTAGTAATTTCTGTTTAACGTCTTCCATGGGATCCTCCCTCTAGGATTTGGATGGATTTACTATAAAAAAATGAAAACTGAGTCAAGAGGTATTATTTATTTTACTTTTTTAAGAGGTAAAAGAAATAATATTATATTTAAAAGTTAATTTTAAATTAAATCCACATAGTTTCACTGCCTATGCCTGTATTGGCAAGGTAGCTCCACTTCGGTCTGCGACCAGATATTTTTTCCGAGTTTTCTGGCTTGTTTTTCCGCCTCCACGTAAATCGCGGGGTCATAATTGTATTTGTTCCCGTCTGCGGGATAATCCCGGCAAGACGGCCTGTAATAGGTCGCCAAACCTTCCTGAATCATCAAAAGCGCCACATCCTCTTTCCCAACAAAGACCGCCCCCAGGACTCTCCCATACCGGTCCTGCCCTTTGCCTATGGGATTAATGGTCACGTTTCCGGCCATGAGAATTTGTTTTAAACGGTAGGTGGCTATTTTGGAATAGGGCTGTCCCTTTTCGGTGGCGTCCATGGCGGCAATCCGCACGCGAAACGACACATTCCCGTCCGTGGCAATAAACGTATCCCCATCCGAGACGGAAACCACCTTGTAGGTGAAAACCGGCTTGCCGATCTCGGCCCAAAGCGGAAAATACCAGAACAAAAGCAGGCCAAAAACAAAACCAAGCGCCCTAATTTTCGTGATCATGTATCAATTTCCGATAGGTACAAAACTCGCATTCATCCCGACACGCCGGCATCGTGTTGGATGCCAAGCATGCCCACGCGTCCTTCACCGCCTTTTCAACCCACGACGAATCCGCCGTGTACGGAATCAACTGCATGTAAAAGGCCAGGTTGCCGTCAAAGGTCGGAAGATCCTTCCGGCCGTTGGCATACACAAAATACCCGGTATCCTGCACCTCAAACCCCATGCCGCGTAGGATCCATTGATAAATTTCCATCTGCCGCTTGTAGCTTTCCTTCCATTCGTCATCGAGGGTAATTTCTCCCTCCTTGCTGGTGGCCTTGTAATCGACGACGAT encodes:
- the dcm gene encoding DNA (cytosine-5-)-methyltransferase gives rise to the protein MAPQLHTFKFIDLFAGIGGMRIAFEAAGGTCVFSSEWNKFAQLTYQTNFGEMPAGDIREMASAKIPDHNILVAGFPCQPFSISGVSKKNSLGRPHGFDDPTQGTLFFEIKRILKDKRPDAFLLENVKNLVSHEKDRTLWTISNA
- a CDS encoding thermonuclease family protein — its product is MITKIRALGFVFGLLLFWYFPLWAEIGKPVFTYKVVSVSDGDTFIATDGNVSFRVRIAAMDATEKGQPYSKIATYRLKQILMAGNVTINPIGKGQDRYGRVLGAVFVGKEDVALLMIQEGLATYYRPSCRDYPADGNKYNYDPAIYVEAEKQARKLGKNIWSQTEVELPCQYRHRQ